From Piscinibacter gummiphilus:
AGGCCGGCACGCAGATCGGCGCGCATCTGGGCGCGCTGGTCGGCGTTGGCGAAGGCGTCGTAGATGGTGACGAGCGAGCTGCCGTCCGGGTCCTTCGGCTCGCCGGGCAGGCGCGAGTCGGTGACGATGCGGGCCACCGCGTCTTTCAGGCCCTTGGCGCCGCCTTCGAAGAGGGGAATGGTGTTGTCGTAGCTCTTCGACATCTTGCGGCCGTCGAGCCCGGGCAGCGTGGCCACTTCTTCCTCGACCTCGGCGTTCGGCAGCACGAAGAGCTCGCGGCCGTTGCCGAAGAGGTGGTTGAAGCGCTGCGCCACGTCGCGCGCCATCTCGATGTGCTGCACCTGGTCGCGGCCGACCGGCACGCGGTGTGCGTTGAAGAGCAGGATGTCGGCGGCCATGAGAATGGGGTAGCTGTAGAGGCCCATCGTGATGTTGGCGTCGGGGTCCTCGCCCGCTGCGACGTTGGCGTCGACCGAGGCCTTGTAGGCGTGCGCGCGGTTCATCTGGCCCTTGGAGGTCACGCAGGTGAGCAGCCAGGTGAGCTCGGGCGTCTCGGGGATGTCGCTCTGGCGGTAGAAGGTGACGCGCTTCGTGTCGAGCCCGGCGGCGAGCCAGGTGGCGGCGATCTCGAGGCGCGAGCGTTCGATGCGCGCCGGGTCGTCGCACTTGATGAGCGCGTGGTAGTCGGCGAGGAAGAAGAAGCTCTCGACGCCGGGGGCCTGGCTCGCGCGGATCGCGGGGCGGATCGCGCCGACGTAGTTGCCGAGGTGGGGCGTGCCGGTGGTGGTGATGCCGGTCAGGACGCGTTCAGTCATGGGTGTGTCTCGGTGGGGGACGCGATTGTAGGTTTCGAGGCATTTCCGCGTCGGGCGGGCTCGTACACTGCCGGCCCTTATGAAGAACATCGTGATCCTGATTTCTGGACGGGGCTCCAACATGGAGGCGATCGTCCAGGCCTGCGCGACGGAAGGCTGGCCGGCGCGCGTCGCCGCAGTCATCAGCAACCGGCCCGATGCGGCCGGGCTGCGTTTCGCCCAGGCACGCGGGATTGCGACGGCGGTGGTGAACCACAAGGGCTTCAGTGACCGAGAGGCCTTCGACGCCGAGCTTGCGCGCGTGGTGCACGGGTACGCGCCCGACGTGGTGGTGCTGGCGGGCTTCATGCGCATCCTCACGCCGGGCTTCGTGACGCAGTTCGAGGGGCGCATGGTCAACGTGCACCCGTCGCTGCTGCCGGCCTTTCCGGGCCTCGGCACTCACCAGCGGGCCATCGAGGCCGGCTGCAAGGTGGCAGGCGCCACGGTGCATTTCGTGACGCCCGAGCTGGACCACGGGCCCATCATTGCCCAGGCCGCCGTGAGCGTGCTGCCCGGCGACACGGAAGAGACGCTCTCGGCCCGCGTGCTGGCGCGCGAGCACCTGCTGTACCCGCGCGCGGTGCGCTGGTTCATCAGTGGGCAGCTGCGCACCGAGAACGGCGTGGTGACCCACGTCAACGGCGAGCCGCAGCTGCTCTGAGCCCTGTCAGATGAGCCCGGCCGCGAT
This genomic window contains:
- a CDS encoding tryptophan--tRNA ligase, which codes for MTERVLTGITTTGTPHLGNYVGAIRPAIRASQAPGVESFFFLADYHALIKCDDPARIERSRLEIAATWLAAGLDTKRVTFYRQSDIPETPELTWLLTCVTSKGQMNRAHAYKASVDANVAAGEDPDANITMGLYSYPILMAADILLFNAHRVPVGRDQVQHIEMARDVAQRFNHLFGNGRELFVLPNAEVEEEVATLPGLDGRKMSKSYDNTIPLFEGGAKGLKDAVARIVTDSRLPGEPKDPDGSSLVTIYDAFANADQRAQMRADLRAGLGWGDAKQRTVELIESQLGPMRARYEELMAHPERVEDALMEGAAKARAVATPLLRELREAVGLRKMVALPKTQKTTTTKTAALPLFKQYRETDGRFYFKLTAANGTTLLQSSGLADGREAGQWVKRLKTEGSQALDEAPVEFVDRAGVEAALAELLVAAVADNKAENKA
- the purN gene encoding phosphoribosylglycinamide formyltransferase, with product MKNIVILISGRGSNMEAIVQACATEGWPARVAAVISNRPDAAGLRFAQARGIATAVVNHKGFSDREAFDAELARVVHGYAPDVVVLAGFMRILTPGFVTQFEGRMVNVHPSLLPAFPGLGTHQRAIEAGCKVAGATVHFVTPELDHGPIIAQAAVSVLPGDTEETLSARVLAREHLLYPRAVRWFISGQLRTENGVVTHVNGEPQLL